In Pirellulaceae bacterium, a single genomic region encodes these proteins:
- a CDS encoding PqqD family protein produces the protein MEPVRIAKNSSLTVEDFGHEVVAIDLNDGSYFSLKGLAAELWRLIDSDLTLPQIIERMSASYVIDAAALAKTSAFLKQCKQEGLISFEENALNGIDDFRVNSSGSKVLPEFELEKISDIQDILLLDPIHDVDDTGWPHSRSEGNG, from the coding sequence ATGGAACCGGTACGAATTGCGAAGAACTCATCCTTGACGGTGGAAGATTTTGGCCACGAAGTGGTTGCCATCGATCTGAACGACGGCTCATATTTTTCATTGAAGGGACTTGCAGCTGAACTTTGGAGACTGATCGATTCCGACTTGACGCTGCCGCAAATCATTGAGCGGATGAGTGCGTCTTATGTTATCGATGCTGCCGCATTGGCGAAGACTTCGGCATTCCTCAAGCAGTGCAAGCAGGAGGGGCTGATTTCCTTTGAAGAGAACGCCTTAAATGGAATTGATGATTTTCGTGTTAATTCCTCTGGTAGTAAGGTGCTTCCCGAATTTGAGCTGGAAAAGATATCTGATATTCAGGACATACTTTTGTTGGATCCGATTCATGATGTAGACGACACCGGTTGGCCACACTCACGTTCCGAGGGAAACGGTTAG
- a CDS encoding sulfotransferase domain-containing protein, whose translation MNEQIEWPQKTRELHNHHFDSTIWNDLSFRDDDIIIATYAKSGTTWMQQIIAQLLFDGAADLEVGEMSPWLDLRVPPKEVKLPLVEAQTHRRFIKTHLPVDALRFSPAAKYIYIARDGRDVVWSMYNHHANANELWYEVLNDTPGRVGPPIASPPGDVRQYWHEWLTGDGHPFWPFWENVRSWWNIRSLPNVMLVHFTNLKQDMSGQIRRIADFLEIPINESSWDAILEHCSFKWMKSNATKSVPLGGAFWDAGAEVFINKGVNGQWSDLLTQEESAEYEQRAEAELGVDCARWLATGFD comes from the coding sequence ATGAACGAACAAATCGAGTGGCCACAGAAAACGCGAGAGCTCCACAACCATCACTTTGATTCCACGATTTGGAACGATCTTTCGTTTCGCGACGACGACATCATCATTGCGACATATGCCAAGTCCGGAACGACCTGGATGCAGCAGATTATCGCCCAATTGCTTTTCGATGGGGCTGCCGATCTTGAAGTCGGGGAGATGTCTCCCTGGCTCGACCTGCGCGTTCCCCCCAAAGAGGTGAAGCTCCCATTGGTGGAAGCACAAACGCACCGACGGTTTATCAAGACGCATCTTCCTGTCGACGCGCTTCGGTTCTCTCCTGCGGCGAAATATATTTACATTGCGCGCGACGGACGTGACGTGGTTTGGAGTATGTATAATCACCATGCGAACGCGAATGAATTGTGGTACGAAGTACTCAACGACACCCCTGGACGCGTAGGTCCACCGATAGCATCTCCCCCTGGCGATGTTCGACAGTACTGGCACGAATGGCTGACGGGTGACGGTCACCCCTTTTGGCCGTTTTGGGAGAATGTTCGAAGCTGGTGGAATATCCGCAGCCTTCCCAACGTGATGCTCGTGCACTTTACGAACCTTAAGCAAGACATGTCTGGTCAGATCCGTCGCATTGCCGACTTTCTGGAAATTCCTATCAACGAATCGAGTTGGGATGCAATTCTCGAACACTGTTCGTTCAAATGGATGAAAAGTAACGCAACCAAGAGTGTTCCTTTAGGGGGGGCGTTTTGGGACGCTGGGGCGGAGGTGTTCATCAATAAAGGAGTCAACGGGCAATGGAGCGACCTTCTAACTCAAGAGGAATCGGCTGAGTATGAGCAGAGGGCTGAGGCCGAACTGGGAGTTGATTGCGCTCGCTGGCTGGCGACTGGATTCGATTGA
- a CDS encoding GDP-L-fucose synthase: MSISDNRKIFVAGHQGMVGSAVCRRLRSTGCEIQTVARDELDLTQTSPTDDFFAQHRPDTVIFAAAKVGGILANQSYPVEFLTENLKMAVNAIDAAYRYGVKRFLFLGSTCIYPRDCQQPIKETAFMTGPLEPTNEGYALAKIAGVKLCQHYRRQHSVLYHSVMPTNLYGPADNYHPEHSHVLPALIRKFHEAKLESLPCVQIWGTGTARREFLHVDDLSAAILHLLSLESPPDLVNVGTGEDLTIRELAELIATTVGYRGEIKTDPSHADGSPVKRTDVALLHRLGWRHQTDLQTGIKQTYQSFLDESNSGRLRSRAV; this comes from the coding sequence ATGAGTATCAGTGACAACCGAAAAATCTTTGTCGCTGGTCATCAAGGCATGGTCGGCTCTGCCGTTTGTCGGCGACTGCGATCTACTGGTTGTGAGATTCAGACGGTCGCACGTGATGAACTCGACCTGACACAAACCAGTCCAACAGACGATTTTTTTGCCCAACACCGACCGGATACGGTTATCTTTGCAGCCGCAAAAGTCGGCGGGATCTTGGCTAATCAAAGCTATCCGGTCGAGTTTCTGACCGAAAATCTGAAAATGGCGGTCAACGCGATTGATGCCGCCTATCGTTACGGCGTAAAGCGTTTCCTTTTTCTTGGCAGCACTTGTATCTATCCTCGGGATTGCCAACAGCCGATCAAAGAAACGGCCTTTATGACGGGCCCCCTGGAACCCACTAATGAAGGCTATGCGTTAGCTAAGATCGCTGGGGTGAAGCTTTGCCAGCATTATCGCAGGCAACATTCCGTGCTTTACCACAGTGTGATGCCTACAAATTTATACGGCCCGGCTGATAATTATCACCCGGAACATAGTCACGTTCTGCCCGCCTTGATCCGCAAATTTCACGAGGCGAAGCTAGAAAGCCTACCGTGCGTCCAAATTTGGGGGACGGGTACGGCACGTCGTGAGTTTCTTCATGTGGATGACCTGTCAGCTGCAATCCTGCATCTGCTTTCCCTTGAATCTCCGCCTGACCTAGTGAACGTGGGGACGGGGGAGGACCTGACCATTCGAGAACTTGCAGAGTTGATTGCTACAACAGTTGGTTACCGGGGGGAAATTAAAACAGATCCTTCTCATGCCGACGGTTCCCCGGTGAAACGTACGGATGTTGCGCTCTTGCACCGGTTGGGCTGGAGGCATCAGACCGATCTCCAGACTGGAATTAAACAAACTTATCAGTCCTTTCTCGATGAAAGTAATTCCGGGCGACTTCGATCTCGCGCCGTATGA